In Tenacibaculum sp. 190524A02b, the genomic stretch TTGACTATCCTTTCTTCCTAAAAAGATTACATTGTCTTGATTATCCCATTTTCCAACATCACCTGTTTTATAAACACGCTCTCCATCTAATTCAACAAAAAAAGTATCTGTTAATGTTTTATTATTAAGATAACCAATCGCCAATCCTTTTCCTCCTAAAGCTATTTCTCCAACAGCTCCTTTTGGTAAAAGTTTACCATTATTGATGATAAAAACATTTCTATTTGTTATTGGTTTACCAATAGGTAATGTAGTATCTTTTGGGTTTACTTTATGGTAAGTAGCACATACCGTACTCTCTGTTGGACCATATGTATTGTATACATCAATATTATTTAACAGGTTATTTACCTGCTCTTTTTTCAATACATCACCACCACTGATAATGTGTTTTAAAGACAACTTGTACCTACCTTTATTTTCATTCAAATACTGAACAACAAAAGGATTAGTACTCAGCAATGTAACATGATTTTTACTACACTCTTGAAGTAAGCTATGAAAGTCTTTTGGGTTCTCAGAAATTACTAATTTTCCTCCTATACTTAATATTGGGAAAATCTCTTCAATTGAAGTATCAAATACAAACGATGATTGTTGAATAACACAATCTATATCACTTAGTTTAAAATATTCTGAAAAAGTTAATGCATAATCTATCAATGACTCATGCCTAATTAGTACTCCTTTAGGTTTCCCTGTTGAACCAGATGTATAAATTATATAAGCTTCATCTTCTTTCGATATTTTCACCTTTTCTAATAAAGGTTGAGAATCTTGTTCTAAAACACTATCAACCAAAACAGTCGGTTCAAACCTATATGTTATTTTTTCATCATCAGTTATCAGTAACTTAATTTCACTATCTTGGATAATAAACTCAATTCTATCTTCAGGAAAAGTTTTATCTATAGGTACATAAGTAGCTCCTGATTTTAATACGCCTAAAATTACTGGAATTATATTTATTGATCGATCTATTAAAACTCCTACTCGATCTCCTTTACAAATTCCTTGAGCATTTAAGAATCCTACTATTTTTTCTATCTTAACATTTGCTTTATTATAGTTTAAAGTTTCCTCTTTATACCTTAATGCTTCATTCAAAGGGAAATTATTAACATTCTCATTCCATAACTCTAAAAAGTTTTCATGCTTAAATGGCCTAGTTACCCCCTTTGAAATTTTTTCTATTTCTTTTTTCTGCGTCTTATTAATTATAGGTATTTCCTTTACTCCTGTATTAAGTATAGTACTTGTATTTTCAAGTATGTAATGTAATGACTCTATAAACTCATTAGCAATGTATTCAGGCACATAACTACCATTAATATCAAAACGAAACTTTAATCCTTCATTATTATAATCCATAATGTGAACAGATATTGGATCTTCTTCACTGGAGTTAGATAGTGCTACAATTTCTGATTCAAATTTTGAGAACGTATTTTGGTAATCAAAGCTTTCGTAAGATATTCTAATATCATACAATCTATTCCCTTTATAGGATAAAGACTTTATAATTTCTGCTTGTTGAAATTTTTGATGCCTAAACATGGTAAAAATATCCTTTTTAACCTGTTTAATAAGTTCTAAAAAAGAAATGTCTTTATCTAGCTGTACTTGCAATGGAAGTAAATTGATAAAAGGACCGAATATTTTTCTATCCAATCTACTCAGCCTATTAAGAACAGGAGTTCCTATATTAATCTGATTTGTAAAATAGAATTTAGAAAATACAATAGAAAAACTAGCCAGTAATATATGAAATACACTTATGTTTTCCTCTTTAGATAGTGACTTCATTTTCTGTAATACATCTTCAGACAAGTAAAGTTCTTTATCATAAAAATTACATTCTTGATATTTTTTATGATAAATCAATTCAGGAAAAACTGTATATTTATTTTGCCAATATTCTTTATCTTTAAAAAAAGCACTTGAATTATAGTACCCTACTTCTTCTTCAATATGATTGCTAAACTCTTTAACATTAATTTTCTCATAGGTACTAATATCATTATTTAATAAAGAGTTATATATAGTACTGACCTCATTAAACAACAATTGAAATGAATATCCATCCGCAATAAGGTGGTGTAACTTTGTATACCAAATAAAAGTATTAGCACTTATTTTTACTAACCATATTTTGAATATTTTTTTATCTTCTTCAAGATTAAAAGGCTTTTTAAAATCTTTACGAATTAAATCTAAGATTTCTTGTTTATTTCTTTTCTCAATAAAATTAACCCCTTCGTTAAACTCCTTTTCATCTTCATTAATTAATAAAAACGGCTTTCCATTTTCTTCTCTAAAAACACTTTTCAATATTTTATGTTTATCAGAAAAAATAGACAACGCTTCTTTAAATAAGTTAAAATCTACATAACCGTCAATAACCGCATATCCTCCAATATTGTATTTAGGAGATTCAGGAGTTAGTTTTTGATCTAACCAAAGATATTTTTGTAGGGAAGAAATTTCACTCTTATTCATATAATAGATAATTTTGATAGAACATATTATAGAGTGCTACCATAGTATTCTATGGCAACAAACCGATTCTCACAATAGTTTTGTTTTGATTATTAGCCTAAATACTTAAGCTGTATAAGAATTTTTATTTTTTTGTAATAGATATAAAAAAGTTATATCATAACAGTAGTTTTTTAACTTCTAAAAGTTTTATTAATTAGTTTAGAAAATTTAATCTGAAAAAGATAGGGCTTCGCCACTCTCCGTCACACAGGAGTTATATTAAAAGAATTAAAACACTAAGGCTTAGTCTTTTTCTTGTCAAATTTAAACAAGCAGTAAAGAAAATAGAAATAACAATTATTTTTTATTTTGCTTTCAGTATTAGTAAACCTTCACCTATTTCCAAATATATATATTCGAAATCATTTTTTTTAAAAAAAAGTAAAGTTTAATTAAATTTTAACATTTTTTAATATTAAAATAACTTCTTAGATTGTAAATTCTATTTGAGTACTAATGAAATAGAAGTTGTCTGAAAAGTAGTTTTCAGACAGTTTTTTTAGATTCAACTTTTAGTTTTGATTTTTACTTTTCTTTAAAAGCTCTTTTAGCAGCTTCTTTTTACTCTAATTGTAGCTTGTATTTCTTCAAATTGTGTGCTAAGGCTATTAATCCAGTTTCTACTTTTACTTTTTTAGTAGCTAAAGCTTGATTAATCTTATCAATAGCCTGAATTACTTTCTCTGGAGTAATATTTTCAATATCAGGAGTAGTAATTTCTAAAGCCCCGTGTTTATAAACACTTTCAACATAAAACCATTGTTCTCTGAGTTGTTGCTCTATTTTTTTCTTATTGGTTTGGATAGATTTTGCCCAAACAAAAGTGTATTTATTAGCATTAACTTCAAATTTAGTAGCATCGACATACAAGTCTTTCAAGCTTGAAACTCCTTC encodes the following:
- a CDS encoding transposase; protein product: MLLKVIVYAYLRNTYFSRKIEQALKENVRFMWLSVVNTPDHNTINNFRGKCLKNELQYIFSQVVLFLNTEGVSSLKDLYVDATKFEVNANKYTFVWAKSIQTNKKKIEQQLREQWFYVESVYKHGALEITTPDIENITPEKVIQAIDKINQALATKKVKVETGLIALAHNLKKYKLQLE